A window from Acidimicrobiia bacterium encodes these proteins:
- a CDS encoding CoA transferase produces MAERLLEGVFVVDLAAEPAAMTSRVLGDLGAHVVKVEPPEGDPLRVETHRFAAWNAGKENVRVSGPDDAELDALLARADVVVDTPTHPGAWRIDPARAPHAVWVSVTPFGLDGPRASWRASDLGVMAASGNMFCTGDPDRAPVRCTEPSGYAHSAPEAAFAALTALASGRPQRVDLSMQEVVLIANMTAPANYPKTGFRGSRRGANIGRTREIWPTLDGYVSFGLRGGKARVPSLETLTKLVAADGIEATVMTERDWSEFAPNTATDEELAAIERAVGEYFARHTSQELYEIACETNLMLAPANSPKEIYASKQLEARDFFGPVGDYERFPRSFVAVRSVDGNAAPAEPRPPSRVGTETRRMADKVSQRGDGLGAWAGVNILEFGSGAAGPIATRYFVEHGATVLRVESKSRPDFLRVYALGPDNPHGLEGAPMYDGLNVGKRNVTFNLKNPAAVDLVKRLVVEWADAVAENFAPRAMRGFGLDYDTLAREKPDLVMISACLNGQTGPYRDYPGFGSQGSALSGFNWLTGWPDREPVGPHGTITDSLAPRFVSTALAAGLLYRARTGRGVYLDLSQVEAAMWSLTPWLLAYEHDGVIGVRDGNRSSRAVPHGAFPCTGDDRWVAIAAWTDDEWARLAEIIGVDDPSLATFDARRVRIDEVEAAVSAWTRTRTREEVADRLQAAGIEAVPVQDFGDLHDDPQIAARDHFVRLTHPVMGPGLYERNGFRLSDAPSGYDRSGPTLGQDNDWVLGDLLGLSPDEQEKLRADGAVE; encoded by the coding sequence ATGGCCGAGCGACTGCTCGAAGGCGTGTTCGTGGTCGACCTCGCGGCCGAGCCGGCCGCGATGACGAGCCGGGTCCTCGGCGATCTCGGCGCGCACGTCGTGAAGGTCGAGCCGCCCGAGGGCGACCCGCTACGCGTGGAGACGCACCGGTTCGCGGCCTGGAACGCGGGCAAGGAGAACGTGCGCGTCTCCGGACCCGACGACGCCGAGCTCGACGCGCTGCTCGCGCGTGCCGATGTCGTCGTCGACACGCCCACGCACCCCGGGGCGTGGCGCATCGACCCCGCGCGGGCGCCGCACGCCGTGTGGGTGAGCGTCACGCCGTTCGGTCTCGACGGGCCGCGCGCGTCGTGGCGGGCGTCGGACCTCGGCGTGATGGCCGCGAGCGGGAACATGTTCTGCACGGGCGATCCCGATCGCGCGCCCGTGCGCTGCACCGAGCCGTCGGGCTATGCGCACTCCGCCCCCGAGGCCGCGTTCGCCGCGCTGACCGCGCTCGCCTCGGGCCGGCCGCAGCGCGTCGACCTCTCGATGCAGGAGGTCGTCCTGATCGCGAACATGACCGCGCCCGCCAACTACCCGAAGACCGGGTTCCGGGGGTCGCGTCGCGGGGCGAACATCGGCCGTACGCGCGAGATCTGGCCGACGCTCGACGGCTACGTCTCGTTCGGCCTGCGCGGGGGCAAGGCACGCGTGCCGAGCCTCGAGACGCTCACGAAGCTCGTCGCCGCGGACGGGATCGAGGCGACGGTGATGACCGAGCGCGACTGGTCAGAGTTCGCACCCAACACCGCGACCGACGAGGAGCTCGCCGCGATCGAGCGCGCGGTCGGTGAGTACTTCGCGCGCCACACGAGCCAGGAGCTGTACGAGATCGCGTGCGAGACGAACCTGATGCTCGCGCCCGCGAACTCGCCGAAAGAGATCTACGCGAGCAAGCAGCTCGAGGCCCGCGACTTCTTCGGTCCGGTCGGCGACTACGAGCGGTTCCCGCGCTCGTTCGTCGCGGTCCGCAGCGTGGACGGGAACGCGGCCCCGGCCGAACCCCGACCCCCTTCCCGCGTTGGGACAGAAACGCGGCGTATGGCCGACAAAGTGTCCCAACGCGGTGACGGGCTCGGGGCCTGGGCGGGGGTCAACATCCTCGAGTTCGGGTCGGGCGCGGCGGGGCCGATCGCGACGCGCTACTTCGTCGAGCACGGTGCGACGGTGTTGCGCGTGGAGTCGAAGAGCCGGCCCGACTTCCTGCGCGTCTACGCGCTCGGGCCCGACAACCCGCATGGGCTCGAGGGCGCGCCGATGTACGACGGCCTGAACGTCGGCAAGCGCAACGTCACGTTCAACCTGAAGAACCCCGCGGCGGTCGACCTGGTGAAGCGACTGGTCGTCGAGTGGGCCGACGCGGTCGCCGAGAACTTCGCGCCGCGCGCGATGCGCGGGTTCGGGCTCGACTACGACACGCTCGCACGCGAGAAGCCCGACCTCGTCATGATCAGCGCGTGCCTGAACGGTCAGACGGGCCCGTACCGCGACTACCCGGGGTTCGGCAGCCAGGGGTCCGCGCTTTCGGGCTTCAACTGGCTGACGGGATGGCCCGACCGCGAGCCCGTCGGCCCGCACGGGACGATCACGGACTCGCTCGCGCCCCGCTTCGTGTCGACCGCGCTCGCGGCCGGTCTGCTCTACCGCGCGCGCACGGGGCGGGGCGTGTACCTCGACCTGTCGCAGGTCGAGGCCGCGATGTGGTCGCTCACGCCGTGGCTGCTCGCGTACGAGCACGACGGTGTGATCGGTGTGCGCGACGGCAACCGGTCGTCGCGCGCCGTGCCCCACGGTGCGTTCCCGTGCACCGGCGACGACCGCTGGGTCGCGATCGCCGCGTGGACCGACGACGAATGGGCCCGCCTCGCGGAGATCATCGGTGTGGACGATCCGTCGCTCGCGACGTTCGACGCCCGCCGCGTGCGCATCGACGAGGTCGAGGCGGCGGTGTCCGCGTGGACGCGCACGCGTACGCGTGAGGAGGTCGCCGATCGGCTGCAGGCGGCCGGGATCGAGGCCGTGCCGGTCCAGGACTTCGGGGACCTCCACGACGACCCGCAGATCGCAGCGCGCGACCACTTCGTGCGTCTCACGCACCCCGTGATGGGGCCGGGCCTCTACGAGCGCAACGGGTTCCGGCTCTCGGACGCGCCGAGCGGCTACGACCGTTCGGGCCCGACGCTCGGTCAGGACAACGACTGGGTCCTCGGCGACCTGCTGGGCCTGTCGCCCGACGAGCAGGAGAAGCTCCGCGCCGACGGCGCGGTCGAGTAG
- a CDS encoding amidohydrolase family protein, with translation MSKYRIVDADCHILEPPDIWKNHLPKKYQDKAPQLVKDAEGGDAWQFAGAAAPDPIGLTATPGMPFDQFRWTGVTYDEARPGCYNGAERLKDMDADGVDAEFLYAPQRTIGHFLGDEDDDFVLAGVQAYNDFLFDEFCAPDPTRLIALAQIPSLGIDSAVDGLRKAKARGAKGVVVSNWPSGNNAVSTADDPFWAAACDEGMPISIHINVVSRAQRQAQRKAASQGTQSIYGGKGEAAKAKAVGGLGNVFSMVPANISQMIFTGVFERFPELRIAWIETGVGWIPHFLEMMDDKFWRNRSWGELPISEPPSTYWYRNMCASFITDRSGIDLRHKVGVENMMWSSDYPHHGNDWPHSRKVIEETMGGLPKEEREAIIGGNAARVFHLDDA, from the coding sequence ATGTCGAAGTACCGCATCGTCGACGCGGACTGCCACATCCTCGAGCCGCCCGACATCTGGAAGAACCACCTCCCGAAGAAGTACCAGGACAAGGCGCCGCAACTCGTGAAGGACGCCGAAGGCGGCGATGCCTGGCAGTTCGCCGGCGCGGCCGCGCCCGACCCGATCGGACTGACCGCGACGCCGGGCATGCCGTTCGACCAGTTCCGGTGGACGGGCGTCACCTACGACGAGGCGCGCCCCGGTTGCTACAACGGCGCGGAGCGCCTGAAGGACATGGACGCGGACGGCGTCGACGCCGAGTTCCTCTACGCGCCGCAGCGCACCATCGGGCACTTCCTTGGCGACGAGGACGACGACTTCGTGCTCGCCGGCGTGCAGGCGTACAACGACTTCCTCTTCGACGAGTTCTGCGCGCCCGACCCCACACGCCTCATCGCGCTCGCGCAGATCCCGTCGCTCGGGATCGACAGCGCGGTCGACGGCCTCCGCAAGGCGAAGGCGCGCGGCGCGAAGGGCGTCGTCGTGTCGAACTGGCCCTCGGGCAACAACGCGGTCTCGACCGCGGACGACCCGTTCTGGGCCGCGGCATGCGACGAGGGGATGCCGATCTCCATCCACATCAACGTCGTGTCGCGCGCGCAGCGTCAGGCGCAGCGCAAGGCCGCGTCACAGGGGACGCAGAGCATCTACGGCGGGAAGGGCGAGGCCGCGAAGGCGAAGGCCGTCGGCGGTCTCGGCAACGTCTTCTCGATGGTGCCGGCGAACATCTCCCAGATGATCTTCACCGGCGTGTTCGAGCGGTTCCCCGAGCTGCGGATCGCGTGGATCGAGACGGGCGTCGGGTGGATCCCGCACTTTCTCGAGATGATGGACGACAAGTTCTGGCGCAACCGGTCGTGGGGCGAGCTGCCGATCTCCGAGCCGCCCTCGACGTACTGGTACCGCAACATGTGCGCCTCGTTCATCACCGACCGCTCGGGCATCGACCTGCGCCACAAGGTCGGCGTCGAGAACATGATGTGGTCGAGCGACTACCCGCACCACGGCAACGACTGGCCGCACTCGCGCAAGGTGATCGAGGAGACGATGGGCGGCCTCCCGAAGGAGGAGCGCGAGGCGATCATCGGCGGGAACGCGGCCCGGGTCTTCCACCTCGACGACGCGTAG
- a CDS encoding MerR family transcriptional regulator has protein sequence MAETQWRIDDLAHRAGLTVDTIRFYQREGLLPPAARSGRTKVYGPEHLERLERIRDLQERRFSLAAIRALLDADRPGMIDGIFGSTGPDYDFDTLVERSGLERDLAQRFREVGLLRDPGEFGRDAYDGADLDVLRAAAELRKVGLPADIVVELVSIYVVGVEQMQSQVVGLFRGERGPAWQPGELEAFQNQAAASAANLLPIVGRIVEYVHQRTLQRLTLAAVERERAEHGKADSRDDVTDEVPAVER, from the coding sequence GTGGCCGAGACGCAGTGGCGGATCGACGACCTGGCGCACCGGGCCGGCCTGACCGTCGACACCATCCGCTTCTACCAGCGTGAGGGCCTCCTTCCCCCGGCCGCCCGCTCGGGCCGGACGAAGGTGTACGGCCCCGAGCACCTGGAGCGGCTCGAGCGCATCCGCGACCTGCAGGAGCGCCGCTTCTCGCTCGCCGCGATCCGGGCCCTGCTCGATGCCGACCGCCCCGGGATGATCGACGGGATCTTCGGCTCGACCGGGCCCGACTACGACTTCGACACGCTCGTGGAGCGGTCCGGGCTCGAGCGCGACCTCGCGCAACGGTTCCGTGAGGTCGGGCTGCTGCGGGACCCGGGCGAGTTCGGCCGCGACGCGTACGACGGCGCCGATCTCGACGTGCTGCGCGCGGCGGCCGAGCTGCGCAAGGTCGGACTGCCGGCCGACATCGTCGTCGAGCTCGTGTCCATCTATGTCGTCGGCGTCGAGCAGATGCAGTCGCAGGTCGTCGGTCTGTTCCGCGGTGAGCGCGGACCGGCGTGGCAGCCGGGCGAGCTGGAGGCGTTCCAGAACCAGGCCGCGGCGTCGGCGGCGAACCTCCTGCCGATCGTCGGTCGCATCGTCGAGTACGTGCACCAGCGCACGCTGCAACGCCTGACCCTCGCCGCCGTCGAGCGCGAGCGTGCCGAGCACGGAAAGGCCGACTCGCGCGACGACGTCACCGACGAGGTCCCCGCCGTCGAACGCTGA
- a CDS encoding OB-fold domain-containing protein: MTAVQPGQQSGFVLPLLEGDEGAEFWQGCARHELLVQVCGNCGRRRMPPRPMCPYCHSTERRWEPTSGRATVWSYVVAHPPLLPAYGALAPYNVVVVALDEEPGIRFVGNLVPAEDGAINEVDRATIEIGMPVRVVFQPVGDVTFPRWTPV, translated from the coding sequence GTGACCGCCGTGCAACCCGGTCAGCAGTCGGGCTTCGTGCTCCCGCTGCTCGAGGGGGACGAGGGCGCCGAGTTCTGGCAGGGGTGCGCCCGTCACGAGCTCCTCGTGCAGGTGTGCGGGAACTGCGGACGTCGCCGCATGCCGCCCCGGCCGATGTGCCCGTACTGCCACTCCACGGAGCGGCGGTGGGAGCCGACGTCGGGACGCGCCACCGTGTGGTCCTACGTCGTCGCGCACCCGCCGCTGCTCCCCGCGTACGGAGCGCTCGCGCCCTACAACGTCGTGGTCGTCGCGCTCGACGAGGAGCCGGGGATCCGCTTCGTCGGGAACCTCGTCCCCGCCGAGGACGGCGCGATCAACGAGGTCGACCGGGCGACGATCGAGATCGGCATGCCGGTACGGGTCGTGTTCCAACCGGTGGGCGACGTCACGTTCCCCCGCTGGACGCCCGTCTGA
- a CDS encoding lipid-transfer protein, translating into MSGPLTDKTAIVGIGQTTLGKGLPQSELELACIAIKNALDGCGIAPSEVDGLASYTMEQNREVDVARNVGMGEITWFSQIGFGGGAGCGVVGQAAMAVVTGQAEIVVAWRARKRAAATSRPWAQIEQRVGGDHQWSRPFGLLRPVDEIAMLTRRYMHEYGGTRDHLANVALAARKHANRNPAATMYERPLTREQYMEARWISEPLCLFDNCLETDGALAAVITSAERARDLPNKPAYIHAFAQSIPPQHQTMTNYFTDDPLRGPAWACARKLWSTSDFTPADIKVAQLYDAFSPLIILSLEGYGFCERGEGGPFTDDGAIELGGRLPVNTSGAGMSEAYVHGFNLITEGVRQVRGTSTAQVEGTDNCLVTSGEGVPTSALVLRS; encoded by the coding sequence ATGAGCGGGCCGCTGACCGACAAGACCGCGATCGTCGGGATCGGGCAGACGACCCTCGGCAAGGGTCTCCCCCAGTCGGAGCTCGAGCTCGCGTGCATCGCGATCAAGAACGCGCTCGACGGGTGCGGCATCGCGCCGTCGGAGGTCGACGGGCTGGCGTCGTACACCATGGAGCAGAACCGCGAGGTCGACGTCGCCCGCAACGTCGGCATGGGTGAGATCACGTGGTTCAGCCAGATCGGCTTCGGCGGCGGCGCGGGGTGCGGCGTCGTCGGGCAGGCCGCGATGGCAGTCGTGACGGGCCAGGCCGAGATCGTCGTCGCGTGGCGGGCCCGCAAGCGGGCGGCCGCGACGAGCCGGCCGTGGGCCCAGATCGAGCAGCGTGTCGGCGGCGACCACCAGTGGTCGCGACCGTTCGGGTTGCTGCGCCCCGTCGACGAGATCGCGATGCTCACCCGTCGGTACATGCACGAGTACGGCGGCACGCGCGACCACCTCGCCAACGTCGCGCTCGCGGCGCGCAAGCACGCCAACCGCAACCCGGCAGCGACCATGTACGAGCGACCGTTGACGCGCGAGCAGTACATGGAGGCGCGCTGGATCTCCGAGCCGCTGTGCCTCTTCGACAACTGCCTCGAGACCGACGGCGCGCTCGCCGCGGTGATCACGTCGGCGGAGCGCGCGCGTGACCTGCCGAACAAGCCCGCGTACATCCACGCGTTCGCGCAGAGCATCCCGCCGCAGCACCAGACGATGACGAACTACTTCACCGACGACCCGCTGCGGGGCCCCGCGTGGGCGTGCGCGCGCAAGCTCTGGTCGACGTCGGACTTCACGCCTGCCGACATCAAGGTCGCCCAGCTCTACGACGCGTTCAGCCCGCTGATCATCCTGTCGCTCGAGGGCTACGGGTTCTGTGAGCGCGGCGAGGGCGGACCGTTCACCGACGACGGCGCGATCGAGCTCGGCGGCCGGCTGCCGGTGAACACGTCCGGTGCGGGGATGAGCGAGGCGTACGTGCACGGCTTCAACCTGATCACCGAGGGCGTCCGGCAGGTGCGCGGTACCTCGACCGCGCAGGTCGAGGGGACGGACAACTGCCTCGTCACGAGCGGCGAGGGCGTACCGACGAGCGCGCTCGTCCTGAGGAGCTGA
- a CDS encoding enoyl-CoA hydratase-related protein, with the protein MKIVDDAVRDKADEELLSRLDNGVLWLTLNRANSGNAIPYYVRDRLIEHFRDAHADLAVRAIVLTAAGERHFCTGADLAVRPDPAPQPEGAPERVPGTAINMMKAGFQQLMETMQDCEKPIVCALNGTAAGGGAMLVLASDLVIAAENAKIIQVFVRRGLIPDGGSAYLLPRLVGLHKAKELVFFGDDLSATDAERLGIVNKVVPADQLQDTAKEWAERLASGPTKAIGWAKRLLQDASTLDRGAFLREEGTYVELVGGTEDSKEGVAAFMERRPTEFKGW; encoded by the coding sequence ATGAAGATCGTCGACGATGCCGTGCGCGACAAGGCCGACGAGGAGCTCCTGTCGCGGCTCGACAACGGCGTGCTGTGGCTGACGCTGAACCGCGCGAACAGCGGCAACGCCATCCCGTACTACGTGCGCGACCGGCTCATCGAGCACTTCCGCGACGCGCACGCCGACCTCGCCGTGCGGGCGATCGTCCTCACCGCCGCGGGTGAGCGTCACTTCTGCACGGGCGCGGACCTCGCGGTGCGCCCGGATCCCGCGCCGCAGCCCGAGGGCGCGCCCGAGCGCGTCCCCGGCACCGCCATCAACATGATGAAGGCGGGCTTCCAGCAGCTGATGGAGACGATGCAGGACTGCGAGAAGCCGATCGTCTGCGCGCTCAACGGCACCGCGGCGGGCGGCGGGGCGATGCTCGTCCTCGCGTCGGATCTCGTGATCGCGGCCGAGAACGCGAAGATCATCCAGGTGTTCGTGCGGCGCGGGCTGATCCCCGACGGCGGCAGCGCGTACCTGCTCCCCCGCCTCGTCGGGCTGCACAAGGCGAAGGAGCTCGTGTTCTTCGGCGACGACCTGTCGGCGACGGACGCCGAGCGTCTCGGCATCGTCAACAAGGTCGTGCCCGCCGACCAGTTGCAGGACACCGCGAAGGAGTGGGCCGAGCGGCTCGCGTCCGGCCCGACGAAGGCGATCGGCTGGGCGAAGCGCCTCCTGCAGGACGCGTCGACGCTCGACCGCGGCGCGTTCCTGCGGGAAGAGGGCACCTACGTCGAGCTCGTCGGCGGCACCGAGGACTCCAAGGAGGGTGTCGCCGCGTTCATGGAGCGCCGCCCGACGGAGTTCAAGGGATGGTGA
- a CDS encoding acetate--CoA ligase family protein: MPSSAAPVDVSGRPLALRDVDIDAFLHPKTVAVIGASESLSKPNGAMTRKFKAWSEQHGATFVPVHPEHDEIYGEKVYRSVFDVPGDIDLAIILTGAAVDTFEEVLQRKAKFAVIFAAGFSETGDEGEKLEARLDGLVRSGDVRLLGPNTNLNAFEEFRADLTGPSIALVTQSGHQGRPVFQGQEIGIRLTHWAPTGNEVDLEFADFAAYFADQDEVGVVAAYIEGFKDGRTLMLAADHCARLRKPMVIVKVGRTDEGTSMAKAHTGHLTGSDAVTSAVFRQFGITRVDGLDELLDTAAALARTRPRDGELPSWLSGGDRSSPKGAKGARGSGELASATSATREPGVAIYAISGGTGAHMADMAAAAGLRLPELTKETQRALHDGLIPSYLRVSNPVDCGGPPVMTPKGRKILDLIVADPNVDVIICPITGALETMSQPLARDLVAVAQTTDKPIFVIWGSPVGTEPAYRDVLLQSQLPVFRTFHNCVQAVKAYVDYWRFAQRYRSPFDDAPTEPLPAAKRARRILRDAEPGDGLSEHASKQVLKAYGIKSSRDVLCESATAAVRAAQSLGFPVVMKVSSPDLLHKSDLGLVKVGVDSAKQVRAIYDELMTRARRAGGKRVRIDGVLVSEMVTGGVETVVGVSQDPLFGPVVMVGLGGIFVEVLKDVTFRVPPFDRDEAERMLHELQGFPLLEGVRGGKPVDVGALVDVVMKVQRLALDLAGDVAELDVNPLVVRPRGAVALDALVVKK, translated from the coding sequence ATGCCTTCCAGCGCCGCCCCGGTGGACGTGTCCGGTCGGCCGCTCGCCCTGCGCGACGTCGACATCGACGCGTTCCTGCACCCGAAGACCGTCGCCGTCATCGGCGCGTCGGAGAGCCTCAGCAAGCCGAACGGCGCGATGACCCGCAAGTTCAAGGCGTGGTCCGAGCAGCACGGCGCGACGTTCGTGCCCGTCCACCCCGAGCACGACGAGATCTACGGCGAGAAGGTCTACCGGAGCGTGTTCGACGTCCCCGGCGACATCGACCTCGCGATCATCCTTACGGGCGCGGCCGTCGACACGTTCGAGGAGGTGCTGCAGCGCAAGGCGAAGTTCGCGGTCATCTTCGCGGCCGGCTTCTCGGAGACGGGTGACGAGGGCGAGAAGCTCGAGGCGCGTCTCGACGGTCTCGTGCGCAGCGGCGACGTCCGCCTGCTCGGACCGAACACGAACCTCAACGCGTTCGAGGAGTTCCGCGCCGATCTCACGGGCCCGTCGATCGCGCTGGTGACCCAGAGCGGGCACCAGGGCCGTCCAGTGTTCCAGGGGCAGGAGATCGGCATCCGGCTCACGCACTGGGCCCCGACGGGCAACGAGGTCGACCTCGAGTTCGCGGACTTCGCCGCGTACTTCGCCGACCAGGACGAGGTCGGTGTCGTCGCCGCGTACATCGAGGGCTTCAAGGACGGCCGCACGCTGATGCTCGCGGCGGACCACTGCGCGCGGCTGCGCAAGCCGATGGTGATCGTCAAGGTCGGTCGCACCGACGAGGGCACGTCGATGGCGAAGGCCCACACCGGTCACCTGACCGGCTCCGACGCCGTCACGTCCGCGGTCTTCCGGCAGTTCGGGATCACGCGCGTCGACGGTCTCGACGAGCTGCTCGACACCGCGGCCGCGCTCGCGAGGACCCGCCCCCGCGACGGCGAGCTGCCTTCGTGGCTGTCAGGCGGCGACCGGAGCAGCCCGAAGGGTGCGAAGGGAGCTCGCGGGAGCGGCGAGCTTGCGAGCGCGACCAGCGCGACCAGAGAGCCCGGCGTCGCGATCTACGCGATCTCCGGCGGGACGGGCGCGCACATGGCGGACATGGCCGCGGCCGCGGGACTGCGACTGCCCGAGCTGACGAAGGAGACGCAGCGCGCCCTGCACGACGGACTCATCCCGTCGTACCTGCGCGTCAGCAACCCGGTCGACTGCGGCGGACCGCCGGTGATGACACCCAAGGGCCGCAAGATCCTCGACCTCATCGTCGCCGACCCGAACGTCGACGTGATCATCTGCCCGATCACCGGCGCGCTCGAGACGATGTCGCAACCGCTGGCGCGCGACCTCGTCGCGGTCGCGCAGACGACGGACAAGCCGATCTTCGTGATCTGGGGCTCGCCCGTCGGCACCGAGCCTGCGTACCGCGACGTGCTCCTGCAGTCGCAACTGCCCGTCTTCCGCACGTTCCACAACTGCGTGCAAGCCGTGAAGGCCTACGTCGACTACTGGCGGTTCGCGCAGCGCTACCGGTCGCCGTTCGACGATGCGCCCACCGAGCCGCTGCCCGCGGCGAAGAGGGCGCGCCGGATCCTCCGCGACGCGGAGCCGGGCGACGGGTTGTCGGAGCACGCGTCGAAGCAGGTGTTGAAGGCGTACGGCATCAAGTCGTCCCGCGACGTGCTGTGCGAGAGCGCGACGGCCGCGGTGAGGGCCGCGCAGTCGCTCGGGTTCCCCGTGGTGATGAAGGTGTCGTCTCCGGACCTGCTGCACAAGAGCGACCTCGGCCTCGTGAAGGTCGGCGTCGACTCCGCCAAGCAGGTGCGCGCGATCTACGACGAGCTCATGACGCGTGCACGGCGCGCGGGCGGCAAGCGCGTGCGCATCGACGGCGTGCTCGTGTCCGAGATGGTGACGGGCGGCGTCGAGACCGTCGTCGGCGTCTCCCAGGACCCGCTGTTCGGGCCGGTCGTGATGGTCGGGCTGGGCGGCATCTTCGTCGAGGTCCTGAAGGACGTCACCTTCCGCGTCCCGCCGTTCGACCGCGACGAGGCCGAGCGCATGCTGCACGAGCTGCAAGGCTTCCCTTTGCTCGAAGGCGTGCGCGGCGGCAAGCCTGTCGACGTCGGCGCGCTCGTCGACGTCGTCATGAAGGTGCAGCGCCTCGCGCTCGACCTCGCCGGCGACGTCGCCGAGCTCGACGTCAACCCGCTCGTCGTGCGGCCGCGCGGTGCGGTCGCCCTTGATGCACTCGTGGTCAAGAAGTAG
- a CDS encoding FAD/NAD(P)-binding oxidoreductase: MSLRSVVVVGASLAGLRAVETLRHEGYDGRLVLVGAEPHLPYDRPPLSKQVLAGEWGPEQLALRRQPFDDLDLDWRLERRATALDLGTREVTLHDGERLPFDGLVVATGSTPRTLPATPPLAGVFTLRTIEDSLAIAELLDGRPRVVVVGAGFIGAEVAATCRARGLDVTVLEALPAPLVRGVGPVIGAVLGAIHRDHGVDLRCGVGVAAIEGDGRVERVRLDDGTTIDADVVVVGIGVVPETRWLEGSGLTLADGVVCDETCLAAPGVVAAGDLARWTNPRFGTSMRLEHWTNATEQGVAAARRLLAGDGPGDPYAPVPFVWSDQYDVKIQVVGHVTGDDDVEIVHGTTAERRFVALFGRDGCLTGALGCSRPRQLMQYRRMLADGPTAFDGAVAHARAE, encoded by the coding sequence GTGTCGTTGCGGTCCGTCGTCGTCGTCGGCGCGTCGCTCGCGGGGCTGCGCGCGGTCGAGACGCTCCGGCACGAGGGCTACGACGGCCGGCTCGTGCTCGTCGGCGCGGAGCCGCACCTGCCGTACGACCGCCCGCCGCTGTCGAAGCAGGTGCTCGCGGGCGAGTGGGGCCCCGAGCAGCTCGCGCTGCGCCGGCAGCCGTTCGACGACCTGGACCTCGACTGGCGCCTCGAACGGCGCGCGACCGCGCTCGACCTCGGTACGCGCGAGGTCACGTTGCACGACGGCGAACGGCTGCCGTTCGACGGCCTGGTCGTCGCGACGGGCTCGACGCCCCGCACGTTGCCCGCGACGCCGCCGTTGGCCGGTGTCTTCACGCTGCGCACGATCGAGGACTCGCTCGCGATCGCCGAGCTGCTCGACGGGCGCCCGCGCGTCGTGGTCGTGGGTGCGGGCTTCATCGGCGCGGAGGTCGCGGCGACGTGTCGCGCGCGGGGGCTCGACGTGACGGTGCTCGAGGCGTTGCCCGCGCCGCTCGTGCGCGGCGTCGGTCCCGTCATCGGTGCGGTCCTCGGCGCGATCCACCGCGATCACGGCGTCGACCTCCGCTGCGGTGTCGGTGTCGCGGCGATCGAGGGAGACGGGCGCGTCGAGCGCGTGCGACTCGACGACGGCACGACGATCGACGCCGACGTCGTGGTGGTCGGCATCGGCGTGGTGCCCGAGACGCGATGGCTCGAGGGGTCGGGTCTGACGCTCGCCGACGGGGTCGTGTGCGACGAGACGTGCCTCGCCGCGCCCGGCGTCGTGGCCGCCGGTGACCTCGCCCGCTGGACGAACCCGCGCTTCGGCACCTCGATGCGTCTCGAGCACTGGACGAACGCGACGGAGCAGGGAGTCGCGGCCGCGCGGCGTCTGCTCGCCGGTGACGGACCGGGCGACCCGTACGCGCCGGTGCCGTTCGTGTGGTCGGACCAGTACGACGTGAAGATCCAGGTCGTCGGCCACGTGACCGGTGACGACGACGTCGAGATCGTCCACGGCACGACCGCGGAGCGGAGGTTCGTCGCGCTGTTCGGCCGCGACGGCTGCCTCACGGGCGCGCTCGGCTGCAGCCGGCCGCGCCAGCTGATGCAGTACCGGCGGATGCTCGCCGACGGACCCACCGCGTTCGACGGCGCCGTCGCCCACGCGCGCGCTGAATAG